One window of the Sphaerochaeta associata genome contains the following:
- a CDS encoding carbohydrate ABC transporter permease, whose translation MQSRKTLFNRLVLNAFIVALGLGMLYPILWLIGASFKPSNMIFTDPGIWPKVFTAQNYSEGWKGIGIVGFNTFFKNSFIICLLSAFANAIFCSLTAYAFARLRFVGKKFWFAVMMITLMLPSHVTTIPRYIMFRNFGWINTFLPIIVPKFFATDAFFIFLLVQFIRGLPRDIDESALIDGCSKFGIYTRIIMPLTVPALITTLLFSFLWTWDDFFNQLLYLTSPNRYTVPMGLRLFLDSSGMSSWGPMFAMSVLSLIPAFTLFFSLQKYFVRGIATTGIKG comes from the coding sequence ATGCAATCAAGGAAAACACTGTTCAACCGACTTGTACTCAATGCTTTCATTGTTGCCCTGGGCCTGGGCATGCTCTATCCCATTCTCTGGCTCATTGGAGCATCATTCAAACCCAGCAATATGATTTTCACCGACCCCGGCATCTGGCCGAAGGTTTTCACTGCACAAAATTACAGCGAAGGCTGGAAGGGCATCGGCATCGTCGGGTTCAATACATTCTTCAAGAATTCCTTCATCATCTGTCTGCTCAGTGCCTTTGCAAACGCCATTTTTTGCTCTCTTACCGCGTATGCCTTCGCCCGGTTGAGATTTGTCGGGAAGAAGTTCTGGTTTGCCGTCATGATGATCACCCTCATGCTGCCTTCCCACGTGACTACCATCCCCAGGTACATCATGTTCCGTAATTTCGGGTGGATCAATACGTTTCTGCCGATCATCGTACCCAAGTTCTTCGCAACCGATGCATTCTTCATTTTCCTCTTGGTACAGTTCATCAGGGGTCTTCCTCGTGATATCGACGAGTCGGCACTCATCGACGGATGCAGCAAGTTCGGCATCTACACGAGAATCATCATGCCCCTTACGGTACCCGCCCTCATTACAACGCTTCTTTTCTCGTTTCTCTGGACGTGGGATGACTTCTTCAATCAGCTGCTCTATCTTACCAGCCCGAATCGGTATACCGTCCCGATGGGACTCAGGTTGTTTTTGGACTCCTCGGGTATGTCTTCGTGGGGACCGATGTTTGCCATGTCAGTGCTCTCGCTGATTCCGGCATTCACCCTGTTCTTCTCCCTGCAGAAGTATTTTGTCCGGGGTATCGCTACTACTGGAATCAAGGGATAA
- a CDS encoding carbohydrate ABC transporter permease, which produces MNSLHRKKVWRENLGSYAFLVPWLLGFLVLTLYPMMYSLYLSFTKFNIRTPPEWIGLRNYLVMFTGTDALPKDERFLNSVFVTFKFVFISVPLKLVFALAVAMLMNKKLKMIGLYRALYYIPTLLGGSVAIAVLWRRLFAGDGLINMILSGVFGLENLPAWISNPKYSLYTLILLAVWQFGSPMIIFLAGLQQIPREYYEASSVDGAGKVRQFLAITLPSLSPIIFFNFVMQMISAFQSFTQAFIVSGGSGGPLDSTMFYSLYLYIKGFGFSEMGYAAAMAWVLLIIIAGLTAISFRASGNLVSYGSGE; this is translated from the coding sequence ATGAATAGTTTGCATCGAAAGAAAGTCTGGAGGGAAAACCTTGGTTCCTATGCTTTTTTGGTCCCTTGGCTTTTGGGCTTTCTGGTATTGACCTTGTACCCAATGATGTACTCGCTCTATCTTTCGTTTACGAAATTCAATATCCGTACCCCACCTGAATGGATAGGACTGCGCAACTATTTGGTGATGTTTACAGGAACCGACGCGCTTCCCAAGGATGAGCGGTTTTTGAACTCTGTGTTCGTTACCTTCAAGTTTGTGTTCATCTCGGTTCCCCTCAAGCTGGTCTTTGCCTTGGCGGTAGCCATGCTGATGAACAAGAAGCTGAAGATGATCGGGCTCTATCGGGCCCTGTACTATATCCCGACCCTGCTTGGTGGTTCGGTTGCAATCGCCGTCCTTTGGCGACGGTTGTTTGCCGGCGATGGTTTGATCAACATGATACTCAGCGGTGTGTTCGGCCTGGAAAACCTTCCGGCTTGGATATCCAATCCCAAATATTCGCTGTACACGTTGATCCTGCTGGCTGTTTGGCAGTTCGGCTCTCCTATGATCATTTTCCTTGCAGGCCTGCAGCAGATCCCGCGCGAGTACTATGAAGCATCGAGCGTCGATGGGGCGGGCAAGGTTCGTCAATTCCTAGCCATCACCCTGCCTTCGCTTTCTCCCATCATTTTCTTCAACTTTGTCATGCAGATGATCAGCGCATTCCAATCCTTCACGCAGGCATTCATCGTAAGCGGAGGATCAGGAGGACCTTTGGACTCCACCATGTTCTACAGCCTGTATTTGTATATCAAGGGTTTTGGATTCTCGGAAATGGGGTATGCAGCGGCCATGGCATGGGTTCTGTTGATCATCATCGCCGGCTTGACCGCCATTTCGTTCAGAGCCTCGGGAAATCTTGTTTCCTATGGAAGCGGGGAGTAG